One window of the Anopheles cruzii chromosome 2, idAnoCruzAS_RS32_06, whole genome shotgun sequence genome contains the following:
- the LOC128268364 gene encoding DBF4-type zinc finger-containing protein 2 homolog has product MCDPCCNSCCGPCGPCGPCGPCDPCDPCGPCGPCGPCGPCGPCGPCGPCGPCGPCNPCKPIIRTAHDLNCMPQCPTICPPQHCGPRFITVQQPPRLVAQKKVINCTRTVIDKHVVPQTKAIVEPKLIYQPKIICEPCIIYKKRTVPQPRIIYYKRIVPDPKVVCTPRVVVEPKEICTTLVCHPKPQVIQVPPAKDYCCVPAGATYFNHGCCPPSVAAICGPKRC; this is encoded by the exons ATGTGTGACCCATGTTGCAATTCCTG CTGCGGCCCTTGCGGCCCTTGCGGTCCTTGCGGTCCTTGCGATCCTTGCGATCCCTGTGGCCCGTGTGGTCCGTGTGGCCCGTGTGGCCCGTGTGGCCCGTGTGGCCCGTGTGGCCCGTGTGGCCCGTGTGGACCGTGCAATCCCTGTAAACCTATCATCCGCACAGCCCACGACCTAAACTGCATGCCCCAGTGTCCGACCATCTGTCCCCCGCAACACTGTGGTCCACGTTTCATCACGGTGCAGCAGCCTCCTCGGCTCGTTGCTCAGAAAAAGGTTATCAACTGCACCCGTACCGTTATCGACAAGCACGTGGTGCCGCAGACTAAAGCGATCGTCGAGCCGAAGTTGATCTACCAGCCAAAAATCATCTGCGAGCCATGTATCATCTACAAAAAGCGCACCGTACCACAGCCGCGGATCATCTACTACAAGCGGATCGTTCCGGACCCGAAGGTTGTGTGTACTCCGCGCGTCGTGGTGGAACCGAAGGAGATCTGCACCACGCTCGTGTGTCATCCCAAGCCACAGGTTATTCAGGTGCCACCGGCCAAGGATTACTGCTGTGTGCCCGCTGGAGCTACCTACTTCAACCATGGCTGCTGTCCACCAAGTGTTGCCGCAATTTGCGGTCCGAAACGTTGCTAA